The DNA window AAGTCACTGCCTCACGTATTGAATCAAGTTGCATATATGTAACGATTCAGTGgagtaaatataaaattatttactcGGTTCATTGAGCACCACTTTGAACGAAAcattttctcgctgtgcactCAAGTAATTATAATGAGCCAACTTGGCACACATGTTTGTCAATCACATATTATTGACGACTCCGCGTCCAAGTTCGGTGGCGGATTCGTGGTGCGTGACATTAAAGTTGAGAAATTTCGCGCAAATAGAAATCCAAACACGATATGTTTAACGCAAACAGCACCAGAAACAGCACTCGCCTAACCATCATGACGAGCTGATTTTCGCACCACACAGCAGCCGCCAGATCTGAGTGGCTCCCATCGAGTAGCCAGTCACATGGACCGTTAGCAGCCGCTGGCCAAAATCCACACATCACCCATACGCCGGGTGGTGCGGCGACCAAGAGATCGAACTGCTTGGCCAAGCTCCAGATTCGAAAGTTTGCTCGCTAATCAAATTCGAAATATATTCCTTATTTTAATGGGCAATAACATTTGCGAGTATGCCTAAAcaatgttaaaatatttcacactGTCCAAGAACTTGAAGTCCTAAGtcaaaaacaatttctttttttgtttacgttgTCGAAACTTTGaagaaaataaagagaaatttatttttctaagAAAACTTGAGGAAGTCTATTATAATTATAGTGCATATTAAGTGTATGGTTTTTAGAGAGTGTGTAGAATGAAGcgttgaaaaatgttgttccTGAGCACAGCCTCCGTTGACCGTCGTTACTACCTCTTATGTTTGTCGAATCTTTGCGAGGTTGTCTTCCTTGTTACCCCCTCCCTCGGCCGCTAAGTGGTTACACAATCGCCAATGGCCAACTCGGTCccatttaaaatcaatttcggCTCTTTTACTTAGCCATTTTGTACTTATCCCGCCGAATTGCTGGCTGCCATGTTATTCTCTAATTTGGCTAGCTGGAAATGGAGCGCTGGCGCATAATTCGAGTGGagtatttttggccaagagtGTGCCGCAGATCGGGGGCTCTAATTTTGGGGTCTTTTGGGAGCGGCCATAGGCGATACACTTGCCGCCCCAGAGTCCGACTTTGGCCGGGTCCGATAGCGTCGATTTATCGCCGATCCATTAATAGTTGactatattttgttttggggcCACTAACCGGTTTCCGGTGCCCAGCTACACTCACACAAAAGGCGACTCAGTCACAGATACATTTGCACATAGAGATAcacagagatacagatacaaacgTCGGTGGCTGGCGTATTTTGAAAATCGTATCTGAGGCCCAACATGAATGAGCTTTTCGAATATTTCGTAACCAGTTGGACTGCATTTTTTCCACTCGCTGTCGCCGTGAATCGAACATGAGTAGCGTGGCCAAATGTTTATGTCCGCAGCTCGGTTGGCCATAATCGATATGTCGTAGAAACCGAGTCAAGTGTTCTTTACATCCAAAGTGTTTCGCTTTCGAGTCGCGTTGAAGACTTTAATTTAATGGCGTGTGAATTGCATTTGAATCTGTTTTGCTTTGGCATTTGCTCTGCGGCCAAGCGGCTCGTTAATTACATCTCAGTTCTAATTAGTGGAAATGCAAAGCACTCGAGaggcaattcaattaaagtaaTTGCTCACCTGAGCCCCTTAAGTCGGCTCTAAACTTCCACTCCAGGCTCAAGCGATTTCCCTTAGTCAGTTGGTTGGGTAACGAACCTCCGATTTGGCCAACTCATGACAGCCCGGCCAGCAGTCagttggcttggcttggcatCACGCAGTTTTCCAGCCCGCAGTTGGGCACTTTTCTTGGCAGCGGCGTCTCCAGCTGGGCGCCATTAGTTTACTTATGGTCTGCTTTTGCCTCAAATGTGGGAAGATTGGACTGCACAGAGCGCAGATCGATTTCAACACCAAGCGGGTCAAACTTTCAGATGGTCATGACAAATTTCTGATTGCGGAGATTACTTATCATTAGCTAATGAACAAAGATGAGATTATAGTTAAGCTACAGCTAGTACTCACTTCTATTTCGTAACTTTGTCTTAGCTTTTTCATTGGCTTACCCATACGAAATAAGATTTATGAGTGGCATCGAATTTCCAATTAGTAGTTCAACACATAGTTCTAGCCCAGTTGCAAAGTCTGCTCCAGATACTCGATACTCGACTTATGCGACTCCATTTGCTCGTGTGCGCCGAGtcttaattaacattttttacatgcttttcgattttgttttgctttgcgACTTCAATGTCAAGCCATGATGTGGTCGTCACAGTcgatgttgctgatgttgttaCCATTGTGCCGCTGCTCTCAATGCCAGACAGTTGTTGGCCAGGTTCGCTTGGTCTAGAGTACGAGTAATCAAAACCAAACGAGGCGGTCACCCAAAGCGTCAGCTGCCGCCTCGGAAGTCGTTGCCGCACCGTTATGgcttataaaaatgtttatatatatacactcgTATATATGGATGTATACATCTTGAGTAGATATTTCTGGGGGTCTGGCATTGGACAATGAGTCGGTGATTACTGGGTGCCACTGCTGCTTAACTGAGATGTCACTGGGAAAAGTGGAGCACCGCGGAGCGTTGGTCAAGTTGAAGAGGCTGGCCGTTCCCAATTGCGGCGATTCGTGGAGATATTCGCCAATCAGCCAGACCCCGAGACCAACTAACACCAATTGTCGTTGATTTATCTTGGGGCAAGAAAACAGAGATTTCATGCAGCATGCAATTTGCTTGTCAAAACTGTGGCACCATTCTCCATATCCAAACAATTGGCCCCAGCGTGCCACATTTTTACGCCCATTTCAACGCCATTTGTTGTCGTTTAGTCCGGGGGCCAcacgaataaaaataaaaccaatccCACAGCAGGTAGCTCGGTCCCGTGATTTATGTCGTTTCATTAGACCAGCTCAGCTTTTTTTGGCGGACTTTGGCGCTAGAAACGTCAAGACCAATGCCCAAGTAGCtaagtatctgagtatctgagtatctcaTAGTTTCTAAGCTCGGCTCTTTGGAGGCAGCTGTCATTGGCTTTGATTAGTTTGTTGAATGCGGCAAGACCTTCGATTTCACTCGCTGACGAAGGCGTTGGATAGCCATATCCACATTTTAATTCCCATGGGGCATTGAACCGCACTTCAGGAGGATCACTTCGATGTATCTGCCTGTCACACTGGAAAtctgcaaacaaaaataaaagagaaacGTATGCATCTTTCGACACTTTCGGCACTTTTGGCAAAAAGAAACTTTAATGGTCCATGGTGGGAAATTTCCTTGTCATTGTTTGGGCCAATGCAACAAATCATTTTCACAGATCCATCTGCCAGATACTCCAGCTTCAGTTCccaaaacttttgcaattcttggctaataaatatttctctaTGAATTCCCCTTCTTTCAGAGTCAACCGTTTGCCGGCTGAGATGTGCGTCCAATTTGTGgcgaaattaattatataatttccAAAACACCGCCAAAATCCCCGTAAAAATCAATTGCACAAAAGAAGAGAAAGAGAAGCGCTTCAATAAACACGCCAAGCGGTGCTAATGCGAAAGGAAACTCCCCGACAATCGCCGAAAATtgtaaagaaataaattatacaaaatgtCTACACAAAGCACAAGACATTCGCCATTCGCATGGACCACAAGaggcctgctgctgctcgccACCTGGTGCTGCTACCTCGGATACCTCGGATCGGAGGCCCATGTGGCCCTCACCTATCCACCTGCCCGCAAGTTCGACCTGGACTTTCTGGACAATGCGCGAACGAAGGCGCCTTGTGGCATGCCCAAAGGTGAGTGTTCCGCGGGGAGCTTTGTTTGCTAGGAAAGTGACCTGGATTTTGGGATTTTAGCCTAGAAGGGGTAAAAGAAGTCTTACCTTTAAAAAGCTTAGGTTTTATAATACTTCAGATAAATTCCAAAGCGAACAGTGTATCACATTTTTAGAcgattttaaaaataagttggAATGTGTTAATCGTGCTAAATGCATAGAAATGTGGCACGAAAACACATTCATTTTCTATAATTTCAAACTCAAATATTTATCACTATATCAAAGCTAGCGAAAATTCCATCTATATTATAAGCATGAGTTCGATTAAAATGTAATGAATCGAATCCAAATGCATTGCTCTGATTAAAATGTAGTTCGTGGGAAAAAAAAGGTAGCTGAAACAGGCCCAAATGCACAGAAAGTGCATTTCCCAATTGCCAattgttggccaacttttgTTGGTTTACCAGCTCGTCTGCCAGGCACGCTTTGATTATAATATTATGGCTTATTACGCCTGGTTATGTGCGCTTTGTTTGCCGACTGTAATTGGTCAAGCACGTTCAATTCACACATACAGCTGTAGGAAAACAGTGCGTTTCATAAGCTTAAGTGAGAGCTGCTGTGCAGCATCTGCCTaacattattatataaattacaaTGTAAGAAATACTAAATGTTGTTGGTAGCTGGCATTTGATTGTATTGATCGgtcataattttgtttaaaacgAGTTGAATATGCTACCAAAACCACAATGTTCCGCGAGCTGAGGCCTTGAATCCATGGAAATGATATCGATTCATGTCATTCGAGCGAGGCTGCTAATGACTTACACCTGTGAAACGCACTGCACGCCGCCTGAATGTGTTCATAATTCAGAGACGTGCAGTTTGCGACTGAATACTGAAAACTTTTGCTTCTGCACTCGCTTGCATAatgtgcatatgcatatgcttATGCTccgttgttattgttataCTTACGAGTATATGCCATACATGTTGCTCAATGCAGCTGgcgtttgttattgttggctCTGCTGCAAAGTGTTaccaattaatttgcatatcgCGAGCGGGGAGAAGCAACTCCACTGCCATTCACTTGTTCGCAGGTGAGTGGGGATCCACTGCGGAGCAGCCAAAGAAATTGGGTCACACAAATTATAAGCATTACGATTATGATATGATCGTTGGCGCTTCGAGCTCTTCTGCActttcgaaaataaataaaaataacaccTTTGATTTCAAGGGGGCTAGAGGTTTTTGTTTCTCTCTTTCtgtatgctttttttttgggctagTCCCATCAATACTGTTTGCATATCAATTATAGACGGTAGATTCGAAGCCGACAATTGCCTTGAGTTGGTTGGTAattggcaactggcaactggcgaGTGGAACACGTGTGCCGCATCAAAATGCCAAATCAATTTCCATGGATATGCCCATAAAGTATGGCTCACACACTCCAATAATGTGCATACATTGTGTACTGTGTTGTGTACAACCCGTTGAGCGACATTTTTGTGCGCAGCACTTTTGCccatatttttgtttgggttttggttttcgttttcaatttcgtttgcagtttcatttcgctttgttttgcccggttttttaattatatatacgcgcgcacattgcgtatacgcaacgtgggCAACGGCGGCACGTTTAACCCATTTTGGGGCATGACAACTTTTGCCTTCGCCTGCGGCTGCAACTGCTGTTCGCTGATTTCTGTTTGCTGCAGCCTGCCAAACGCGTCTcgagctggccaaaaagcaggTCTTAGCcatggcaactgcaactgcaactgcggtTTAGGCCGCTCCAGCTCACTGGCCGCCTTGATGATGATGTATGCGCCGACGAGAGGCAAAGTGGAATGCAACATGCTGCAAGTGAAAAACTTTCACTTGTGCATTACGGCACACAGAAGTCCCCGGAGGCAAAGAGTGTTGATTGGCAAGCGGCGACTTACAACGGCCACCATCCGCGATTACGGCATGACGAAAATCTTGACAACTTTATCGAAGGTGGTGGATAGAGTTATTTTCAATAATGAAGAATGTAGCTGGATGTATCCAATTCAACTAATTAGGTGttcaaaatgtataaaagCTAGTCCATCTAGTTACATGATCTATCTGCAGATGGTTCGCTGTATACAGATGTATCTGCAGCTGACAGTGACAACCAAATGAGGCTGAGgttgttttgctgctgctgctgccctttctatcagcatcatcatcatcttcggCATCTGGCAACTGGTTCACTGGGCCACAAAAACGCAGGGATTGGAATGGGGACcgattgactgactgactgactaactgactgactgctgACCTCTGCACAGCGTATTGCATCTTGTTTGCATTGCGCTTTGCATGGCCCCTCTCGAAAATCCAGTACAGCCTCTCAAATCTAATCCATCTCAATTTGTTCGTGTTTGACACTCTTTTCCACAGCCTTTGTCTCAGTGTCTGCCGGCACacgatttgttttgatttggctttgttttcatgtcgctttttttttcatttcttggCTTGTAATTGTCTGCTGGCGTGCTGAGTGCGCTGGAATGGAGGTCAAGTTGTGGTCGCCTCTTGTGTCACATGTCGGCAGATGCCAGCGAACATCGGTTGGGCAATCCGGCAATCTAACAATCCAGCAATCCAACAGAGCAGCCATCCAATGGAGTTGACACAACATCGGTTCCAATAATTAGAAGAGCAATCAGCTCAATGCAAATGTCAATTAGTCAGCCGCAAACGCAGCAACCGCAGCCACCGACTTGAGCAACATTCAATAAGCTCCGCCAGAGATTTATCATCGCTGTTGTCGCGACTCGCGACAGAAACCGATGGCCATTTATCACGGCGAACCGCAGTCGAGCTCATATTTTAGGCTAAATCCTGCAGCGAAATGTCGCATTGTGGACCATTCAGAATATCAATGAGAGCGCTGGTCATAAATGACATTTAAGTCGGCGACACGGACATCGctacgtatacgtaatattgcTGGGGAATGCACAAGTAGCCAGCACAGAACACGCTCACACATTGAAATGCATCTGCACCCCAGTGCATTTGGAGCCATAAATACCAACTGGCAAGTGGAGGCCCAGTGTGAGGCTCAGTGTGGAGCAGTGCATCGGATCGCAATGGATTGGATTGGGCTGTATAGTAGCGGATCGGATCGGgtcggatcggatcggatcggtcGGAGGCCTCCTAAGGGGCTGGCCGAGGCAACGTCACGAGCAATTAACCAAAGCGAAACTCCTTGACCACAGTAGCAGTGGCTACGCCACAGGGAATGCAAATAGTGCACAGGGGAAAACAATGTGTGCTAATTCTTATTTGTGATGTTTAGGAGTTAAgattcaattaaaacaatCTATATAGATTAAGAATGTTTATAATAGTTACATATTCTGGTGCAACAAGACAACATACCTTATGTATGATTTTATACTGTAAATCTTAGACTTTGTGTTCCCTGCAACGTCAAGAGCTGCCAAAGATCTGCAGACTTCAGCCACTTGGTCAGGTTGGTTTGTGGCAGTGGCGACCACAACGTCGAACGGTGGCAAACGACTGTAGTAGGGTTGCCAAAGCGAAATGAATTTTATGGCACGTTACTTATGCCACTGCGCAcacccctccccctcccccctcttTTGGCGGCAAGAAATGCTGAAATTTATTGCCCTCCGCGGCGCAAGCGCAACGCTTCGTTAGGCGAGGCAAACGCTGTCTGGAAGTGTATTTGTCAACCTTTCGCAGTGCACCCTGTACAGTGCAGCCCCGTGCAGTGTCTGCAAGGCGGAAGTGTTTGTTTACGGCTTCGTGAGAGGCGTCGTCCATATTTGGCTGTTGGATATTTCTTCTTTGGCCCCATGCAATTAGAATGCATGCAAGCGAACATTCTTCtatcaacagcagcaaattgCCTTGCGGGGGGAGCAGAGATAGGAAGTGGAtggtgggggagggggggtTGCGTGATGTAATGCCACCCATTAAAAAATACCCGCCGGAGTCTATTCCACCCAAGTCCAGAGTGATGAGTTCCAGAAAACTGCTGCTTTTTATAATAGCGTAGATCTAAGCTAAGGATTCTGCACACTTAAAGCCAGTACTAAGACTTTCAAATCGCTAAGCAATATTGATTTATTCTGCACTAGCACAGtgtttaaatgcatttaatggATCTTTAATATCCCAGCGATTTCACATTCGGTTACTAATTATATATACGGTGTGAAAACTTAATGAGAAATATATCAAATTTgcattaatataaaaacactTCTACTTGACGCAAGCATCACTATTAGGCCACCAAATTCAATCAGCACTAAGCCCGATAGCCCCTCCTACCTCCTATCAATCGATGGAATTCAGTTTGCGATCAAATTAGCCAAGTTTCCAATCAATTATAAACCGATTTCACGCGCATCTCCGCCggagatgggagatggggCGGTCAGTCAAGGCGGCCCCGACCGTTTTGGGTCCAGTGGCCGAGCGGGACGGACTTTCGAAATGGCCAGACGTCGCCGGCGAGTTCAAGCTCAACcagcacacacagatacagatacagatacaacgAATTTGAGCAGCctccaaaaacaaaacgcaaaggTGAACAACTTTCGCGGGCCTGCCCGATCATGGGAAATATGACGGAGTACGAGCGAAACACGAAAAGGCGTACAAAATATTAACCAGACAGCTTCGAACGATCGCTTCGAACCATGGGAAAccgtaaaaaaaaataaccgAAAAACACCTGCTAATTTGGTGCATGGTGGATTCAGAtgcgattccgattcggataCTTGTACAGAGGTCCGAGCAGCTATGCTTTGCCGCCCCTTTTCGAGCATAATTTGTCCGTTGTTTCGATTTATTAATGGGAACACACGATTTATCCGCCGATAGTCGGAGTCGCTTAACCCATTTCTCGATCTGGTTTGGCGGCTTTCCGTTTCGAgtcaaaacaaagcgaaatcTGGCTGAGTTATGGGAAGCTGTGTGAGGTCTGCGGCCCGTCAGGTGCAATCAAATGTTGAGAATGCACTGATCCGCATTCGATTCATACTGATTTGCATTTCCCAGTGGCCCAGAAAACCCAACAAGGGAAGCCCAGTTGGTTTCCAGCTGAGTGGAGCTGATTTCCACCGCTGGTTGCTAGTTGCGCAATAGAAATCAAgagtttttttgttgctcagAACAAGCATCCAGTGACCCACAAACGATACAGAGTCAGAACCATTCAATAGCCTGAAAAAGGAACTTGGAAAATGTGGTTTCCATAGGCGCTTCCATTGCATAGGCCCCATTGTGGGTTAGACAAAACCACTTGGCGTCATGTCCATCGCTTCAAATGTCATTTTATGCCCATTTTGGGATGACCAACTGGCAGCCGCACGACCACTGAACAGCCATCGAGTGATTCAAGTGGTCAGCCGTTTTTATGTTCCCAGCCTCTGCGAGTTTGGCTAACCTGGCTGCGCGATCTCGTGCCAGCAGTAATCATAATTTTCAGCTTCCTTATTGGCCAAGACAAGTGCGGGGACATCGGGAAAGTGACACTCCTCCTTTCGCTTTCAGAGATCGAGCTTCGCTATAAACGTTTAATGGCCTCAATTAGCGACTCGTTCGCCGTGTATTGGCTGCCAAACGATGTGCGAGCTGTGCATTGATAGCTCCTCATGTCCATCTGGACACATAGAAAAATCTCTATGTAGTTGGCTGTATGCCAAGGTATAAGGCATCTTCAAGGATCTCCACAAAAGAGTGTTCTTTCTGAAGAGTTACATTGAAATCTGCTAAATATGCTTAAGGCTTAATGGCATTGGTTTAAAAAACTCCAGGCTAGTAGTATTTTTTACAAGTGTATCCCTGTGCCTCTTAGCGAAAACACCAGCATACTTTTTCACAGCTGGTCAGCGAAGATTACCGCATGGCTCTTATGCAACTGACGAGTACGAATTTCGTCTGGGCAGGCTCACAAAGATGTTGGGGCTGGGTCTATGCACATATgaatgtatatacatatgtatgtatctacCTGGCATTCCAGGTCGTCAGCTGGGCTGTCATGCACAATTTGCCGGGGGAGTTTGGGTAGACAAGATGCAGGTGCACTCGATGCCTTGCAATGCAGAACCAGTTCGATACCAGGGGGAGTGGATTTAATTATGTATGTGCGGGGATCTGGGCAAATAGATGGCCCTGGACGACGACTCAACGACTCGACGACTGTCACATGTAATCACCGGGCCATTGAACACGCTCTGCTTTCCTAATTTCAGGCTCCATCCGCACATCGCTGCTCTCTGGCACGCAGTTCAACGTCACCTGGCATTTGGCTTATGCGCACAAGGTAAGATGGATCCACAGCAATGGGAGCAGACACGCCCCCTTTGGGGTACCTATTCCTATTCCATCACCGAGGGCTAATTAGCCGAGAATTCGTTCTCGAACGATTGCCTCACATGCACGCAGTCAAAGTCAAGCCCCGAGTCTCGAGATTCCCATGTTTGTGGCCTGGCTGCACGACACCGCAAGCATCACAAGTTCTCAGTCATTGTTTTGGCGCAACCATATTAATAATTATCATTCACTTTTCCAGGGCGGCTTTCGGTTGCAACTTTTGGATGCCCTCGATCGACCTGTTCTGGACCTAACGCCACATGTAAATAACTCGGAGTTTGTGAGCACTGATGTCACGTAAGTATCACCCGGAAGATGGGTTATTCAAAGTACAATTTCGATGTGACTCAGATCACCTTCCTGTTTGCAGTGCCCAGTCCTACGAAGTGAAGATACCGAACGACTTTGAATGCTTTAACTGCACTCTTCGGCTGCTACGCCAGGCAGATGAATGGACCACCAGCTATCGCTTTTGGTCCTGCGCCGATGTGGACATCAAGCTGCGGAAGGACTTTAAGGAGACCTGTTCCGGCAATGGCAAGTACTTCCCCTCGCGGTGCAAGTGCGACAAGAACTTCTATGGCCCGCAGTGCCAGTACAAGGATGAGTGCTCCGCCGACTCCGATTGCGGTGTTCAGGGCAAGTGCGTCGATCTGGGTGGAACCTCGCTGCCTAAGAAACAATGCTACTGCAACTTCGGCTGGTTCGGTATTGGATGCAACAAACGGTCGCCCTACAAGAGCACAAGCCTCGACCTCTCCTCGTATTCCAAGAAGGAGCTCTCACCCGACTACCACGTCTACTGGAGGCTGCtcgaggagcagaaggagaTCGAGATGGTGCTTAAGGTCAATGGTACATCGTGGGTGGGCTTGGGCTGGAGACCACGTGGCATGACACCGGAGTGCAAGAACTTCCCGCTGATACGGGACATCGGAGATCTCACTACAACTCTGGAAGCCTCTGCTCCGGAACCCAAGAGCGAACCTGAACCCAAGAGCGAACCGGAACCCAAGAGCGAGCCGGAACCCAAGAGTGAGCCGGAACCCAAGAGCGAGCCGGAACCCAAGAGTGAACCGGAACCCAAGAGTGAACCGGAACCCAAGAGCGAACCGGAACCCAAGAGCGAACCAGAACCCAAGAGCGAGCCGGAACCCAAGAGCGAACCAGAACCCAAGAGCGAGCCGGAACCCAAGAGCGAACCGGAACCCAAGAGCGAGCCGGAACCCAAGAGCGAGCCGGAACCCAAAAGCGAACCAGAACCCAAGAGTGAACCAGAGCCTAAGCGATTAGCCGAGCTTAGGTCCGCACCAGAACCAAAAAGTGAGCCTGAGCCTAAGAGCGAACCGGAACCCAAGAGCGAACCTGAGCCCAAGAGCGAGCCTGAACCCAAAAGTGAACCAGAACCTAAGAGTGAACCGGAACCCAAGAGTGAACCGGAACCCAAGAGTGAACCGGAACCCAAGAGTGAACCCGAACCTAAGAGTGAACCGGAACCTAAGAGCGAACCGGAGCCGACTAGCGAACCTGAACCAAAGAGTGAACCAGAACCCAAGAGCGAACCGGAGCCCAAAAGCGAACCAGAACCAACCAGTGAGCCGGAACCCACAAGCGAACCGGAACCTAAAAGTGAACCGGAACCTAAAAGTGAACCGGAACCGAAGTCTGAGCCGGAGGCCCAGAGTACAAAATCCAAGAGAGTTGCTGGAGATTTTGCTAAAAAGGGTGTCTCTTCAGTTTCTACAAGTGTTTCATATCGCGTTAGCACCAAGTCAGATCGCCAACGGCGTGAAGCTGGTAAGCATCGAACATCTTAATCAAGTCCGGATATCCGTATTAATCTATTATCCTACATTGATTTACAGACTCACCCAAATACCGCCTAAATCCCTACACACCACGACACGACTTCAACGGCATGGACTGCACAGACATCGTGATCGGAGCAGCCCGAGGAATGGCCAGTAGAGTGGGTGACTACTACAGCCGTGATCGATCGACACCCCACATTGACGAGTTCTTCGGCGGCAAGTCAAACCTGGCCTTGGGCACGGGCTTCGAGGAGAATGGCGTGACCACGATCATCTTCCGCAAAAAACTGGTCGCAAATGAACCCACCGATCACACCCTAGACGATGCGCTCACCCATGTGATTTGGGCCAAGGGCCAGGAGCCGGAGGCATATGTGCATGTGCCAGCCTCTGGCCTGGAAACGCAGACCGCTACTGTCAAAAACTTCTATCAGCAGGATGAACTGAAGTACCACGGACACCAAATGCAGCGTGGCGTCACCCAGATCAATTTCTTCGGTAAgtttaaaaagatttaaaagtataaaatttgtttgtcaCTTTGCTAACTTAACCATGTTTgaacagaaaaagaaaagtcaGCCACGAGCACAGACCGTAACGACCTGGGCACCAATGTGCTGGATAACGATTGCTATGGTCATTGGAAGTATCCGTCCAACTGCTCTCCCCAGGAGCACACCTGCGAGTACTACGCCAGTTGGGAGACGGCCGGAAAGGGTGACGAGATGCGTTGGCACATTGAAACGTCGAACACGCAGACCTGGACGGGAATCGGTTTCAGCGATGACCAGCGTATGTCGCAGACGGATGCGATCATTGGCTGGGTGGACGGACGCAGCGGAAGACCCTTCCTTATGGACACCTGGGTGTTGGGCTACGCTTCGCCGAAGCTGGATGATCGCCAGGACATCTACAACACATCCGGACGCATTGAAAAGGGTGTGACCATTCTGGAGTTCAATCGCAAGCGGATCAGCAATGACGAACAGGACTTGTCCTTCACTGAGGACCACTGCCTCTACCTATTCTTCCCGGTTCTGGGCGGTGCCTTCAATGTGGTGAACAAGAAGATCCGCAAGCACGAGCAGGTTCCTCCAATCTCTTCTCAGCGTGTCTGCATCAAATCCTGTGGCAAGGGTAAGGGATCCATAAAACTATAAAGAGGGCTTCACTAATTCTGACCCCTCACAGAACTGGAGTCCGTTTTTATGGGCACCAGCACTCCGGCTCCAAGCCGTCTTGTCTACGCAGTGGCCGTTAAGCTGATGAACCTGGGCGAATCCTATGAGGCACCGAAGCCGGGAACCGTGGAGTTCAATAACCTGGCAGCCACTATATCTGATTCATTCAATGGTATCCTAAGTCCTTTGGCTGGTTACTATAAAACAGATATTCTGGGCTTTGAAAAGTAAGTGTACCATACATCTTAAGTAAAGTAAAAGTGGATTAAATGGAGTAAATTGCTTTTAGGGAGGGCAGCACCATGGTGGCCAAGGTGCAGGCCATGTTCGACAAGGCGGATGTGGAGAAGACGCACGCCCTAGAAACCAACGAGGTGGACAAAACCAGCGAGGCAGCAGCCCAAAAGAACGCCGAAGTGATTCGTTCGGCTCTGAAGGATCAGATTGCCACCGGTCGAGTAGGATCTCTAACGGTGGATCCTCAGTTTTTGGACTTTGAGGCATT is part of the Drosophila yakuba strain Tai18E2 chromosome 2R, Prin_Dyak_Tai18E2_2.1, whole genome shotgun sequence genome and encodes:
- the LOC6531738 gene encoding uncharacterized protein LOC6531738 isoform X2, producing the protein MSTQSTRHSPFAWTTRGLLLLATWCCYLGYLGSEAHVALTYPPARKFDLDFLDNARTKAPCGMPKGSIRTSLLSGTQFNVTWHLAYAHKGGFRLQLLDALDRPVLDLTPHVNNSEFVSTDVTAQSYEVKIPNDFECFNCTLRLLRQADEWTTSYRFWSCADVDIKLRKDFKETCSGNGKYFPSRCKCDKNFYGPQCQYKDECSADSDCGVQGKCVDLGGTSLPKKQCYCNFGWFGIGCNKRSPYKSTSLDLSSYSKKELSPDYHVYWRLLEEQKEIEMVLKVNGTSWVGLGWRPRGMTPECKNFPLIRDIGDLTTTLEASAPEPKSEPEPKSEPEPKSEPEPKSEPEPKSEPEPKSEPEPKSEPEPKSEPEPKSEPEPKSEPEPKSEPEPKSEPEPKSEPEPKSEPEPKSEPEPKSEPEPKSEPEPKRLAELRSAPEPKSEPEPKSEPEPKSEPEPKSEPEPKSEPEPKSEPEPKSEPEPKSEPEPKSEPEPKSEPEPKSEPEPTSEPEPKSEPEPKSEPEPKSEPEPTSEPEPTSEPEPKSEPEPKSEPEPKSEPEAQSTKSKRVAGDFAKKGVSSVSTSVSYRVSTKSDRQRREADSPKYRLNPYTPRHDFNGMDCTDIVIGAARGMASRVGDYYSRDRSTPHIDEFFGGKSNLALGTGFEENGVTTIIFRKKLVANEPTDHTLDDALTHVIWAKGQEPEAYVHVPASGLETQTATVKNFYQQDELKYHGHQMQRGVTQINFFEKEKSATSTDRNDLGTNVLDNDCYGHWKYPSNCSPQEHTCEYYASWETAGKGDEMRWHIETSNTQTWTGIGFSDDQRMSQTDAIIGWVDGRSGRPFLMDTWVLGYASPKLDDRQDIYNTSGRIEKGVTILEFNRKRISNDEQDLSFTEDHCLYLFFPVLGGAFNVVNKKIRKHEQVPPISSQRVCIKSCGKELESVFMGTSTPAPSRLVYAVAVKLMNLGESYEAPKPGTVEFNNLAATISDSFNGILSPLAGYYKTDILGFEKEGSTMVAKVQAMFDKADVEKTHALETNEVDKTSEAAAQKNAEVIRSALKDQIATGRVGSLTVDPQFLDFEALEYKSASEPNAKETLLSFFDLSETRLYIVLGLIAALVLIALIQAFCTIWKTSRKSKNTKLVYVIPEEWRMYQQRQHQRYYQPSSDL